A genome region from Bacillota bacterium includes the following:
- a CDS encoding ABC transporter permease: MRTYVLRRLLYMLPILLGVTLVGFVLARVLPGDPALMVAGEQAPDYVLERIREQMGLDRPLVVQYLVYLKDLARGDLGFAWHTGHPVARDLAVRFPATFELTVLSLLLATSVAIPAGIVSATHRATTFDHGSRLGALVGSSMPIFWLGLMLIYLFYFLLRIAPPPMGRLAVDVPPPAPYTGMILLDSLLSGNWAALRSAGSRIVLPALCLSTGSMAILSRMVRSSMLEVLSEDYVRTARAKGLAERVVIYRHALKNALIPTLTLVGLQFGYLLGGAVVTETVFAWPGMGRYATESILFTDYAPIQGLCMLAAFVYAATNLLVDVLYAALDPRIRYR, encoded by the coding sequence GTGCGGACTTACGTATTGAGGCGGTTGCTGTACATGCTGCCGATACTGCTCGGGGTAACCCTGGTCGGGTTCGTGCTGGCCCGCGTACTGCCCGGTGACCCCGCCTTGATGGTGGCCGGCGAGCAGGCGCCCGACTATGTCCTGGAACGGATACGAGAACAGATGGGTCTTGATCGGCCCCTGGTGGTCCAGTACCTGGTGTACTTGAAGGACCTGGCGCGCGGAGACCTGGGGTTCGCCTGGCATACCGGTCATCCGGTAGCTCGGGACCTCGCGGTAAGGTTCCCCGCTACTTTCGAGCTCACAGTGCTCAGCCTGCTGTTGGCCACGTCGGTGGCCATTCCGGCGGGGATTGTGTCGGCCACGCACAGGGCCACCACGTTCGACCACGGCAGCAGGTTGGGCGCCCTGGTGGGGTCCAGCATGCCCATATTCTGGCTGGGGCTCATGCTCATCTACCTGTTTTACTTCCTGCTGCGGATCGCTCCGCCCCCGATGGGTCGGCTGGCCGTGGATGTGCCTCCACCTGCGCCCTACACGGGCATGATCCTGCTGGACTCCCTGCTGTCGGGAAACTGGGCGGCCCTGCGCAGTGCGGGCTCCCGCATTGTCTTGCCGGCATTATGCCTCAGCACGGGTTCCATGGCCATCCTGTCGCGCATGGTGCGGTCGTCGATGCTTGAGGTGCTCAGTGAGGACTATGTGCGGACTGCACGGGCTAAAGGCCTCGCCGAGCGAGTTGTGATCTACCGCCACGCCCTCAAGAATGCGCTTATACCCACCCTCACGCTGGTGGGGCTTCAGTTCGGCTACCTGCTGGGGGGTGCCGTCGTTACCGAAACGGTGTTCGCCTGGCCGGGCATGGGGCGGTACGCCACTGAATCCATCCTCTTCACCGATTATGCTCCCATCCAGGGGCTGTGCATGCTGGCGGCCTTTGTTTATGCGGCGACCAATCTCCTGGTGGATGTACTGTATGCTGCCCTGGACCCGCGGATCAGGTACCGGTGA
- a CDS encoding AroM family protein: MIGIVRVLTAEDPDVLAAHGRQIQARYGVQTRTVSIPEQPLGIYDEDSERQAVPKILEAVRRLDVEGVRAILISCAADPGLREARALARVPVVGAGSAAAAVALALGERVAVLNLTWGTPRAVREVLGARLAGEGAPAGVRDTTDLLAPAGQAAAVSAARRVVQDSGADVLLLACTGYSTVHMAQRLRGYVGLPVVDPVEAAAAMLLFTFSGS, encoded by the coding sequence ATGATAGGTATTGTGCGCGTCCTGACCGCCGAGGACCCGGACGTGTTGGCCGCCCACGGCAGGCAGATCCAGGCCAGGTATGGAGTCCAGACGCGGACCGTGTCCATCCCCGAGCAACCTCTGGGCATCTACGACGAGGATAGCGAGCGGCAGGCCGTGCCCAAGATCCTGGAGGCGGTGCGGAGGCTGGATGTCGAGGGTGTGAGGGCGATCCTGATCAGTTGTGCGGCTGACCCCGGGCTGAGGGAGGCCCGTGCCCTGGCACGCGTGCCCGTGGTCGGCGCGGGCTCGGCAGCGGCGGCCGTGGCCCTCGCTCTGGGGGAACGGGTGGCTGTTTTGAACCTCACGTGGGGCACACCCCGCGCGGTGCGCGAGGTGCTGGGGGCGCGGCTGGCCGGGGAAGGTGCACCGGCGGGAGTCCGGGATACAACTGACCTGCTGGCGCCGGCCGGGCAGGCGGCCGCCGTGTCGGCAGCCCGGAGGGTGGTTCAGGACAGCGGGGCCGACGTGCTGCTGCTGGCCTGTACGGGCTACTCCACTGTGCACATGGCCCAGCGCCTACGCGGTTATGTGGGCCTGCCGGTGGTCGACCCGGTTGAGGCCGCAGCTGCGATGCTGCTATTTACCTTCTCCGGTTCGTAG
- a CDS encoding PucR family transcriptional regulator ligand-binding domain-containing protein: MKKLAFTVRDALRVGGLERAVVAGGHQGLDRAVLYVDVLEVPDAARWVRPGLFVLTTFYAVRDDVAGQIEVIRQLAAGGAAAVAVKVGRFVTRLDPRLLAAADEVGFPVLELPPGVPYVDVSKPLVEAILEDERVTGRRQSFLTEFLTGVLPLHGEGRVSEEYAQAMGIDLGHPNRVFAVPEGGSSAGRAPFANVVPAVKRVVARADRDGVVEWCGPGLVCLVRCPEPGALPGRRWLAELARALVRAVEWCSQEVTVGISGECGSYAALPEGYRQARRACVLGEAMDATRRVWLYEDVAWLDALVAHHTWPSPVSYLREYDLRHGTEYCRTLSAFLSSGGNVRETSRRLGLHRNTVMYRLEKVEQMLGMRLRAWSDRLALAVGLIATGSAFGRVAQDKATGGGFVQVAQGKAPGVRSPGG, translated from the coding sequence GTGAAGAAACTGGCGTTTACCGTCCGGGATGCCTTGCGGGTGGGGGGCCTGGAGCGGGCGGTGGTGGCTGGGGGTCACCAGGGTCTGGACCGGGCCGTGCTCTACGTGGATGTGCTGGAAGTGCCCGACGCGGCCCGGTGGGTGCGGCCGGGGTTGTTCGTGCTCACCACCTTCTACGCTGTGCGCGACGACGTGGCCGGGCAGATCGAGGTGATCCGGCAGCTGGCAGCGGGGGGTGCCGCTGCCGTGGCGGTGAAGGTCGGGCGCTTTGTCACCCGGTTGGACCCCAGGCTGCTGGCGGCGGCGGACGAGGTCGGGTTTCCCGTTCTGGAGCTGCCCCCCGGCGTTCCGTATGTGGATGTGAGCAAACCGCTCGTGGAGGCTATCCTGGAAGACGAACGCGTCACTGGCAGGCGCCAGTCGTTTCTCACGGAGTTCCTCACAGGGGTCCTGCCGCTTCATGGAGAGGGGCGGGTTTCCGAGGAATACGCGCAGGCCATGGGGATTGACCTGGGCCACCCCAACCGGGTGTTCGCCGTCCCGGAGGGCGGTTCGAGTGCCGGTCGTGCACCGTTTGCCAACGTGGTGCCGGCTGTGAAGCGGGTGGTGGCCCGCGCGGATCGGGACGGGGTGGTGGAATGGTGCGGCCCGGGTCTGGTCTGCCTGGTGCGGTGCCCCGAGCCCGGGGCGTTGCCGGGCAGGAGATGGCTGGCGGAGCTGGCCCGGGCCCTGGTGAGGGCGGTGGAGTGGTGTTCGCAGGAGGTGACGGTGGGGATCAGCGGGGAGTGCGGGTCGTACGCGGCCCTTCCGGAGGGGTACCGGCAGGCTCGTCGGGCCTGTGTCCTGGGGGAGGCGATGGATGCCACGCGCAGGGTATGGCTTTATGAGGACGTGGCGTGGCTGGACGCCCTGGTCGCGCACCACACCTGGCCCTCGCCTGTTTCATATCTCAGAGAGTACGATCTCCGCCACGGCACGGAGTACTGCCGTACGCTCAGCGCGTTTCTGAGCAGCGGCGGCAACGTGAGGGAAACGTCCCGGCGACTGGGCCTGCACCGCAATACCGTGATGTATCGCCTCGAGAAGGTTGAGCAGATGCTGGGAATGCGCCTGCGGGCCTGGTCCGACCGTCTCGCCTTGGCGGTAGGGCTGATCGCCACGGGTAGCGCCTTCGGGCGGGTGGCCCAGGATAAGGCCACGGGTGGCGGCTTTGTGCAGGTTGCCCAAGGTAAGGCGCCGGGCGTTCGGTCTCCTGGCGGATGA
- a CDS encoding ABC transporter permease has translation MRVTGLSIAGGVVVAAWVVAAILAPVLAPYDPLLPAMDRRLQPPSVAHPFGTDNYGRDVLSRVVFGARLSLPIGLIAVGIAVMVGLPLGALAGYYRGSSEQVIMRTMDVILAFPSLLLAMAISTALGTGLISAMIAVGTVGVPEFARLVYGQVLSLREREFAEAARALGNPDRTVLFWHLLPNALAPIVVRATLGLGFAILTAASLSFLGLGVRPPLAEWGAMISEGREFIVSGQWWMVTFPGLAIASAVLGFNLLGDGLRDMLDPRLRF, from the coding sequence CTGAGGGTCACCGGCCTCTCGATCGCGGGTGGGGTGGTGGTAGCTGCGTGGGTGGTGGCCGCCATCCTGGCCCCCGTGCTGGCACCGTATGACCCGTTGTTGCCAGCCATGGACCGGCGGTTGCAGCCGCCCTCCGTGGCTCACCCTTTCGGAACTGACAACTACGGGCGGGACGTTCTGAGCAGGGTGGTATTCGGAGCCCGGCTCTCGCTTCCCATCGGTCTCATAGCTGTGGGCATTGCCGTGATGGTGGGACTGCCCCTGGGGGCGCTGGCCGGGTACTATCGGGGGAGCTCGGAGCAGGTGATCATGAGGACAATGGACGTCATCCTCGCTTTTCCGTCCCTGCTCCTGGCCATGGCGATCTCGACCGCATTGGGCACAGGGCTGATCAGCGCCATGATAGCCGTGGGTACCGTGGGAGTGCCCGAGTTTGCCCGCCTGGTGTATGGGCAGGTGCTCTCGTTGCGGGAAAGGGAGTTCGCGGAGGCGGCGCGGGCACTCGGAAATCCCGATCGCACCGTGCTCTTCTGGCACCTTCTGCCCAACGCGCTCGCGCCCATCGTGGTGCGTGCCACCCTGGGGCTGGGGTTCGCAATCCTCACCGCCGCCAGCCTCAGCTTTCTTGGCCTGGGGGTCCGGCCCCCGCTGGCCGAGTGGGGTGCCATGATTTCCGAGGGACGGGAGTTCATCGTCTCCGGGCAGTGGTGGATGGTCACTTTCCCCGGGCTGGCCATCGCCAGCGCAGTGCTGGGATTCAACCTGCTGGGGGACGGGTTGCGGGACATGCTCGACCCGCGCCTCAGGTTCTGA